In a genomic window of Sarcophilus harrisii chromosome 4, mSarHar1.11, whole genome shotgun sequence:
- the TEX44 gene encoding testis-expressed protein 44 translates to MSSRGSKNPETIGNKDRKGSQNRDSRSLSSSRAGSVRRSNDGQNEQSLSPSQDDDEAYLDAGEALPFSKNQGLTEDDAPLPNAEPSFIFEREGASEQPYHSYTYNPPVCLVAMPAHSPGQNSSSASLEDTVDNGNYMRSITSLVGGGEGPIRSLSDILVWTETAMGTATELLNASHTSVTDILYGTGTTLRSMTSLLGGARSALTDGILNGTGTMLRTMSQLLENIERRTIEGIRYAFRFMTHHISPRRGNTNCDNE, encoded by the coding sequence ATGAGCTCCAGGGGAAGCAAAAACCCTGAGACCATCGGGAACAAAGACAGGAAAGGGAGCCAGAACCGGGACAGCAGATCCTTGTCCAGCAGCAGGGCAGGGTCCGTCAGAAGGTCCAACGATGGCCAGAATGAGCAGTCCCTGAGCCCTAGCCAGGATGATGATGAGGCCTACCTGGATGCCGGGGAGGCCCTCCCCTTCTCCAAAAACCAGGGCCTCACAGAGGATGACGCCCCCCTCCCCAATGCGGAGCCCTCGTTCATCTTCGAGAGGGAGGGGGCCTCCGAGCAGCCTTACCACTCCTACACCTACAACCCCCCCGTGTGCCTCGTAGCCATGCCGGCCCACTCTCCCGGCCAGAACTCCAGCTCTGCCTCGCTGGAGGACACCGTGGACAACGGTAACTATATGAGGTCCATCACCAGCCtcgtggggggtggggaagggccCATCCGCTCTCTGTCTGACATCCTGGTCTGGACGGAGACGGCCATGGGCACGGCCACCGAGCTCCTGAACGCCAGCCACACGTCCGTGACGGACATACTTTACGGTACGGGAACTACCCTGCGCTCGATGACCAGCCTGCTGGGGGGGGCTCGCAGCGCTCTGACCGATGGGATCTTGAACGGGACCGGCACCATGCTTCGGACCATGAGCCAACTCTTAGAAAACATTGAGAGAAGAACCATAGAGGGCATCCGCTATGCCTTCCGCTTTATGACCCACCACATCTCTCCCCGTAGGGGTAACACTAACTGTGACAATGAGTAA